In a genomic window of Xylophilus rhododendri:
- a CDS encoding AI-2E family transporter — MPEPVVQVVDRLPREDLPPGATPIPGAEDFAVRLPPPADGDPDQPRILLQTPINVRSLSLVIVAGLASLWALHWAAAVLIPLVLALLVTYALSPIVETLARAGVSRALSAAVLLLSIVGALAGTMYWLSDDAAALIDSLPVAARKLRDSMADSGGGPSTLDTVQQAAAQLEQATQARPALPIRGVTRVIVERQPFNVRDYLWSGTVGLATLVGQMTVVLFLTFFALCAGDSFRRKLVKITGPSLTRKKITVEVLDEITGQIQRYLMVQLLMSLLVGVATWLSYWALGLEYAPVWGIAAGVLNLVPYVGSTIVTGGSALVAFLQFGTPNMALTVGGVSVLIHIVVGQLLTPWLTSRASSMNPVVVFASVLVWGWLWGAWGLLLGIPMMMVMKSICDRVEDLKPVGELMSA, encoded by the coding sequence ATGCCCGAACCTGTTGTCCAAGTCGTAGATCGTCTCCCACGCGAGGATCTGCCGCCGGGCGCCACGCCGATTCCGGGCGCCGAGGACTTCGCAGTACGCCTGCCGCCGCCGGCCGACGGCGATCCCGACCAGCCCCGCATCCTGCTGCAGACGCCGATCAACGTGCGCAGCCTGTCGCTGGTCATCGTGGCCGGCCTGGCCAGCCTGTGGGCCCTGCACTGGGCCGCGGCCGTGCTGATCCCGCTGGTGCTGGCCTTGCTGGTGACCTACGCACTCTCGCCCATCGTGGAAACGCTGGCGCGCGCCGGGGTGTCGCGCGCCCTCAGCGCCGCCGTGCTGCTGCTGTCCATCGTCGGCGCCCTGGCCGGCACCATGTACTGGCTGAGCGACGACGCGGCCGCCCTGATCGACAGCCTGCCGGTGGCCGCGCGCAAGCTGCGCGACTCGATGGCCGACAGCGGCGGCGGCCCCAGCACCCTGGACACGGTGCAGCAGGCCGCCGCCCAGCTGGAGCAGGCCACGCAGGCCCGCCCGGCCCTGCCGATCCGCGGCGTGACCCGGGTGATCGTCGAGCGCCAGCCCTTCAACGTGCGCGACTACCTCTGGAGCGGCACCGTCGGCCTGGCCACCCTGGTCGGGCAGATGACGGTGGTGCTGTTCCTGACCTTCTTCGCCCTGTGCGCCGGCGACTCCTTCCGCCGCAAGCTGGTCAAGATCACCGGGCCCAGCCTCACCCGCAAGAAGATCACGGTGGAGGTGCTCGACGAGATCACCGGCCAGATCCAGCGCTACCTGATGGTGCAGCTGCTGATGAGCCTGCTGGTGGGCGTGGCCACCTGGCTGAGCTACTGGGCGCTGGGGCTGGAATACGCGCCGGTGTGGGGCATCGCGGCCGGGGTGCTGAACCTGGTGCCTTATGTGGGCTCGACCATCGTCACCGGCGGCTCGGCCCTGGTCGCCTTCCTGCAGTTCGGCACGCCCAACATGGCGCTGACGGTGGGCGGTGTGTCGGTTCTGATCCACATCGTGGTCGGCCAGTTGCTCACGCCCTGGCTCACCAGCCGGGCCAGCAGCATGAACCCGGTGGTCGTCTTCGCCAGCGTGTTGGTCTGGGGCTGGCTCTGGGGCGCGTGGGGGCTGCTGCTGGGTATTCCGATGATGATGGTGATGAAGTCCATCTGCGACCGGGTGGAAGACCTCAAACCCGTCGGCGAGCTGATGAGCGCCTGA
- a CDS encoding NADP-dependent oxidoreductase, with protein sequence MTLAQIPASQRQVSFARRPIGTPTEDCFTLATVPVGRPGPGQVLVRNDVLSVDPYIRMRMEEKDSYAPVMRIGDVLVGRTVGQVVESHADGFVEGQWVVGRLGWQDYSVASPAELQLVDVSAAPATAYLGALGSTGITAWVGLHAFGKPKAGETVLVSAASGAVGSVVGQLARLHGCRAVGIAGGAAKCELVRSAYGFDDCIDYRAPDFAEALRRALPQGVDVYFDNVGGPILDAVLPLCNNFARIPLCGLVSQYNATEPYGMKNLREVFNRRVTIRGFVLSDHKDLWPQASAALAGAYAAGRLQYRETITEGLENAPRAFIDMLAGANVGKQLVRLRPAA encoded by the coding sequence ATGACCCTTGCCCAGATCCCGGCCTCGCAACGCCAGGTCAGCTTTGCCCGCCGCCCCATCGGCACGCCGACCGAAGACTGCTTCACTCTCGCCACCGTGCCCGTCGGCCGCCCCGGCCCCGGCCAGGTGCTGGTGCGCAACGATGTGCTTTCGGTCGACCCCTACATCCGCATGCGCATGGAGGAGAAGGACTCCTATGCGCCGGTGATGCGGATCGGCGATGTGCTGGTCGGCCGCACCGTCGGCCAGGTGGTGGAAAGCCACGCCGATGGCTTCGTCGAAGGCCAGTGGGTGGTCGGCCGGCTCGGCTGGCAGGACTACAGCGTGGCCTCGCCGGCCGAGCTGCAGCTGGTCGATGTGTCGGCCGCCCCGGCCACCGCCTACCTGGGCGCGCTGGGCTCCACCGGCATCACCGCCTGGGTCGGGCTGCACGCCTTCGGCAAGCCGAAGGCGGGCGAGACGGTGCTGGTCTCGGCCGCATCGGGCGCCGTGGGCAGCGTGGTCGGCCAGCTGGCCCGGCTGCATGGCTGCCGCGCGGTGGGCATCGCCGGCGGCGCGGCCAAGTGCGAGCTGGTGCGCAGCGCCTATGGCTTCGACGACTGCATCGACTACCGCGCGCCCGACTTCGCCGAGGCCCTGCGCCGCGCGCTGCCGCAGGGCGTGGACGTGTACTTCGACAACGTCGGCGGGCCGATCCTGGATGCCGTCCTGCCACTGTGCAACAACTTCGCCCGTATTCCGCTCTGCGGCCTGGTCTCGCAATACAACGCCACCGAGCCCTACGGCATGAAGAACCTGCGTGAGGTGTTCAACCGGCGGGTGACCATCCGCGGCTTCGTGCTGTCCGACCACAAGGACCTGTGGCCGCAAGCCAGCGCCGCGCTGGCCGGCGCCTATGCCGCAGGCAGGCTCCAGTACCGCGAGACGATCACCGAGGGCCTGGAGAACGCGCCCCGCGCCTTCATCGACATGCTGGCCGGCGCCAACGTGGGCAAGCAGCTGGTGCGGCTGCGGCCCGCCGCCTGA
- a CDS encoding alpha-hydroxy acid oxidase — MTDLSKITHIDVLQRIARRRVPRMFYDYADSGSWTEGTYRANESDFQKILLRQRVAVNMENRSTRSTMLGQPVAMPVALAPTGLTGMQHADGEILAARAAKAFGVPFTLSTMSICSIEDVAEATDRHPFWFQLYVMRDRGFIERLIDRAKAANVSALQLTVDLQILGQRHKDIVNGLSAPPKPTLANLMNLATKPRWCWNMLQTPRRTFRNIAGHVEGVTDLSKLSAWTAQQFDPQLNWGDVEWIKRRWGGKLVIKGIMDAEDARHAVDSGADALIVSNHGGRQLDGAPSSISQLPRIADAVGREIEVWMDGGVRSGQDVLKARALGARGVLIGRPFLYGLGAFGQAGVSRALEIIHRELDLTMAFCGRTDIETVDSGILLDGRRDWF; from the coding sequence ATGACCGACCTGAGCAAGATCACCCACATCGATGTGCTGCAGCGCATCGCCCGCCGCCGCGTGCCGCGCATGTTCTACGACTACGCCGATTCCGGCTCCTGGACCGAGGGCACCTACCGCGCCAACGAAAGCGACTTCCAGAAGATCCTGCTGCGCCAGCGGGTGGCGGTGAACATGGAGAACCGCAGCACCCGCAGCACCATGCTGGGCCAGCCGGTGGCCATGCCGGTGGCCCTGGCGCCCACGGGCCTCACCGGCATGCAGCATGCCGACGGCGAGATCCTGGCCGCGCGTGCCGCCAAGGCCTTCGGCGTGCCCTTCACGCTGTCGACCATGAGCATCTGCTCGATCGAGGACGTGGCCGAGGCCACCGACCGCCATCCCTTCTGGTTCCAGCTCTACGTGATGCGCGACCGGGGTTTCATCGAACGCCTGATCGACCGCGCCAAGGCGGCCAACGTGAGCGCGCTGCAGCTGACGGTGGACCTGCAGATCCTGGGCCAGCGCCACAAGGACATCGTCAACGGCCTGAGCGCGCCGCCCAAGCCCACGCTGGCCAACCTGATGAACCTGGCGACCAAGCCGCGCTGGTGCTGGAACATGCTGCAGACGCCGCGCCGCACCTTCCGCAACATCGCGGGCCATGTGGAGGGCGTGACCGATCTCTCCAAGCTCTCGGCCTGGACCGCGCAGCAGTTCGATCCGCAGCTCAACTGGGGCGATGTGGAATGGATCAAGCGCCGCTGGGGCGGCAAGCTGGTCATCAAGGGCATCATGGATGCGGAGGACGCGCGCCATGCGGTGGACTCCGGCGCCGACGCGTTGATCGTGTCCAACCACGGCGGGCGGCAGCTCGACGGCGCGCCTTCGTCGATCTCGCAGCTGCCGCGCATCGCCGACGCGGTGGGCCGGGAGATCGAAGTGTGGATGGACGGCGGCGTGCGCAGCGGGCAGGACGTGCTCAAGGCCCGCGCGCTGGGCGCCCGCGGCGTGCTGATCGGCCGGCCTTTCCTCTACGGCCTGGGCGCCTTCGGCCAGGCGGGGGTGAGCCGGGCGCTGGAGATCATCCACCGCGAACTCGACCTCACCATGGCGTTCTGCGGCCGTACCGACATCGAGACGGTGGACAGCGGCATCCTGCTCGACGGCCGGCGCGACTGGTTCTGA
- a CDS encoding aromatic ring-hydroxylating oxygenase subunit alpha: protein MSDLSLRLQQAASQLSVATYFDEALFQREKEQLFQQGPRYVGHALSVPEKGDYYALPQEGEGRALVRTAEDRVELVSNICRHRQAVMLKGAGSLARTAPGHAGGNIVCPLHRWTYAPQGHLLGAPHFAEDPCLNLRNYPLQEWNGLLFEAGSRDVAADLAQLGPRADLDFSGMVRDRVVLHECNYNWKTFIEVYLEDYHVGPFHPGLGGFVTCEDLRWEFGEQYSVQTVGIANRLGKAGSPVYQRWQEQLLNWRKGVPPKHGAIWLTYYPHIMVEWYPHVLTVSTLHPVSPTKTINMVEFFYPEEIAAFEREFVEAQQAAYMETCVEDDEIAERMDAGRQALLARGDDERGPYQSPMEDGMQHFHEWYRRALGPEAGLR from the coding sequence ATGTCTGATTTAAGTCTTCGACTGCAGCAGGCCGCAAGCCAACTTTCTGTAGCTACTTATTTCGATGAAGCGCTGTTCCAGCGGGAAAAGGAGCAGCTGTTCCAGCAAGGCCCACGCTACGTCGGCCATGCACTGTCGGTTCCCGAGAAGGGCGATTACTACGCCCTGCCCCAGGAGGGCGAAGGCCGCGCCCTGGTGCGCACGGCCGAGGACCGCGTCGAACTGGTCTCCAACATCTGCCGCCACCGCCAGGCGGTGATGCTCAAGGGCGCCGGCTCGCTGGCGCGGACCGCGCCGGGCCATGCCGGCGGCAACATCGTCTGCCCGCTGCACCGCTGGACCTACGCACCCCAGGGCCACTTGCTGGGCGCCCCGCACTTCGCCGAAGACCCCTGCCTGAACCTGCGCAACTACCCGCTGCAGGAATGGAACGGCCTGCTGTTCGAAGCCGGCTCGCGCGATGTGGCGGCCGACCTGGCGCAGCTCGGCCCGCGCGCCGACCTCGATTTCTCCGGCATGGTGCGCGACCGGGTGGTGCTGCACGAGTGCAACTACAACTGGAAGACCTTCATCGAGGTCTATCTGGAGGACTACCACGTCGGCCCCTTCCACCCCGGCCTGGGCGGCTTCGTGACCTGCGAGGACCTGCGCTGGGAGTTCGGCGAGCAGTACTCGGTGCAGACGGTGGGCATCGCCAACCGCCTGGGCAAGGCCGGCAGCCCGGTCTACCAGCGCTGGCAGGAACAGCTGCTGAACTGGCGCAAGGGCGTGCCGCCCAAGCACGGCGCGATCTGGCTGACCTACTACCCGCACATCATGGTGGAGTGGTACCCGCATGTGCTGACCGTGTCCACGCTGCATCCGGTCAGCCCGACGAAGACCATCAACATGGTGGAGTTCTTCTACCCCGAGGAGATCGCCGCCTTCGAGCGCGAGTTCGTCGAGGCCCAGCAGGCCGCCTACATGGAGACCTGCGTGGAGGACGACGAGATCGCCGAGCGCATGGACGCCGGCCGCCAGGCCCTGCTGGCACGCGGCGACGACGAACGCGGTCCCTACCAGAGCCCGATGGAAGACGGCATGCAGCACTTCCACGAGTGGTATCGCCGGGCCCTGGGCCCCGAGGCCGGACTGCGCTGA
- a CDS encoding bifunctional diguanylate cyclase/phosphodiesterase has product MFTSPRRTFALLALVPMISIAALFGMVVLDGRHDVTQNMRHSNANLSNTVEENIRRTLDFYDRSMLGVREEVGKPEVMALPPDIRNRVVFDKAVAVNGVSNMTVADASGQVTMSSNPKLAASNISIADRAYFIHHRDNLDPGLTISEPLLSKLDNQAVIILTRRIDLPDHSFGGVIALSLKLHSLDELFNAVNLGDGGRITLLREDGVVLARFPSDKETAGSSLADSPVIRRFKAGENNFETFSSVDGVQRFYVLKRITRYPLIISVAQATDLAYSAWRQRTLSQGLIVLTLLVGCLALAWLFLRELETRQRTAHRLRNAERDLRTILDGLPSMVAYWDKHLLIRFANALYMKTLGGGTDETGSPVGGLIEGQRLIGTNAPYFERALRGQRQVFETPVVDEAGQRRWLLVSFVPDLEDGVVQGVFVQANDISDRKAAADLLFDEKERIRVTLASIGDAVVSTDGEGRVTYLNPAAEIMSGFDSAEAIGLDVARVMPLHDPGSDPTARNPVAMALREQRIVKPSASASLVNRRQLRFDIEDTAAPIHDREGRTIGAVMVLRDVTADRAMTLRLAHLAQYDALTGLPNRVLLYDRAYQAITRAAREKTALALMYLDLDGFKDINDSLGHDAGDAVLVQFAERMSATLRASDTLSRQGGDEFILLAPMLRDTQAAEIVAAKMLAIAAEPFHIDGHVLTVTASLGVAMFPADGDSFDLLSRRADAAMYSAKRAGKNRWRFYSDDVGRHTELRFAEHRQEP; this is encoded by the coding sequence ATGTTCACGTCGCCCCGCCGCACCTTCGCCCTGCTGGCCCTTGTGCCCATGATCTCCATCGCCGCCCTGTTCGGCATGGTGGTGCTGGACGGCCGCCACGACGTCACGCAGAACATGCGCCACAGCAATGCCAACCTCTCCAACACGGTGGAGGAGAACATCCGGCGCACGCTCGACTTCTACGACCGCTCCATGCTGGGCGTGCGCGAGGAGGTCGGCAAGCCCGAGGTGATGGCGCTGCCGCCGGACATCCGCAACCGGGTGGTGTTCGACAAGGCGGTGGCGGTCAACGGCGTGTCGAACATGACGGTGGCCGATGCCAGCGGCCAGGTCACCATGAGCTCGAACCCCAAGCTGGCCGCGAGCAATATCTCCATCGCCGACCGCGCCTATTTCATCCACCACCGCGACAACCTCGACCCGGGCCTGACCATCAGCGAGCCGCTGCTGTCCAAGCTCGACAACCAGGCGGTGATCATCCTCACCCGCCGCATCGACCTGCCGGACCACAGCTTCGGCGGCGTCATCGCCCTGTCGCTCAAGCTGCACAGCCTCGACGAGCTGTTCAACGCGGTCAACCTCGGCGACGGCGGCCGCATCACCCTGCTGCGCGAGGACGGCGTGGTGCTCGCGCGTTTCCCCTCGGACAAGGAAACCGCCGGCAGCTCGCTGGCCGACAGCCCGGTCATCCGGCGCTTCAAGGCCGGCGAGAACAACTTCGAGACCTTCTCCTCGGTCGACGGCGTGCAGCGCTTCTACGTGCTCAAGCGCATCACGCGTTATCCGCTCATCATCTCGGTGGCCCAGGCCACCGACCTGGCCTACAGCGCCTGGCGCCAGCGCACCCTCAGCCAGGGCCTGATCGTGCTGACGCTGCTGGTCGGCTGCCTGGCCCTGGCCTGGCTGTTCCTGCGTGAACTCGAAACCCGGCAGAGGACCGCGCACCGCCTGCGCAATGCCGAGCGCGACCTGCGCACCATCCTCGACGGCCTGCCCTCCATGGTCGCCTATTGGGACAAGCACCTGCTGATCCGCTTCGCCAACGCGCTCTACATGAAGACCCTGGGCGGAGGCACCGACGAGACCGGCTCGCCGGTCGGCGGCCTGATCGAAGGCCAGCGCCTCATCGGCACCAACGCGCCCTATTTCGAGCGGGCGCTGCGCGGCCAGCGCCAGGTCTTCGAGACGCCCGTCGTCGACGAGGCCGGCCAGCGCCGCTGGCTGCTGGTGAGCTTCGTGCCCGACCTGGAAGACGGCGTGGTGCAGGGCGTGTTCGTGCAGGCCAACGACATCTCGGACCGCAAGGCCGCGGCCGACCTGCTGTTCGACGAGAAGGAGCGCATCCGCGTGACCCTGGCCTCGATCGGCGACGCGGTGGTCAGCACCGATGGCGAAGGCCGGGTGACCTATCTCAACCCGGCCGCCGAGATCATGAGCGGCTTCGATTCGGCCGAGGCCATCGGCCTGGACGTGGCCCGGGTGATGCCGCTGCACGATCCCGGCAGCGATCCGACGGCGCGCAACCCGGTGGCGATGGCGCTCCGGGAGCAGCGCATCGTCAAACCCTCGGCCAGCGCCAGCCTGGTCAACCGGCGCCAGCTGCGCTTCGATATCGAGGACACGGCCGCGCCCATCCACGACCGCGAGGGCCGCACCATCGGCGCGGTGATGGTGCTGCGCGACGTCACCGCCGACCGGGCCATGACCCTGCGCCTGGCCCACCTGGCGCAGTACGACGCGCTCACCGGCCTGCCCAACCGGGTGCTGCTCTACGACCGGGCCTACCAGGCCATCACCCGGGCGGCGCGCGAGAAGACCGCCCTGGCCCTGATGTACCTGGACCTGGACGGCTTCAAGGACATCAACGACTCCCTCGGCCACGACGCCGGCGACGCGGTGCTGGTGCAGTTCGCCGAACGCATGAGCGCCACGCTGCGCGCTTCCGACACCCTGTCGCGCCAGGGCGGCGACGAGTTCATCCTGCTCGCGCCCATGCTGCGCGATACCCAGGCGGCCGAGATCGTGGCCGCCAAGATGCTGGCCATCGCCGCCGAGCCCTTCCATATCGACGGCCATGTGCTGACGGTCACCGCCAGCCTGGGCGTGGCCATGTTCCCGGCCGACGGCGACAGCTTCGACCTGCTCTCGCGCCGCGCCGATGCCGCCATGTACAGCGCCAAACGCGCCGGCAAGAACCGCTGGCGCTTCTACAGCGACGACGTCGGCCGGCATACCGAGCTGCGTTTCGCCGAGCATCGGCAAGAGCCCTGA
- a CDS encoding Bug family tripartite tricarboxylate transporter substrate binding protein, translated as MKTAFDAAGMPRLSRRGALLASLAAALAPGAAFAQAPWPNRPVRIVVPFSAGGAADTSARAVGQKVGEILGQSLVIENRTGGNAVVAASAVLGSPKDGYTFLWDAANQLTNPVLIKDLPFDYRSAFAPVTLAVRAPQALVVRHDFPAQNLDEFLAVARAKPGTVSCGTPPSGAMGHLALALLQQRAKVQLLHTPYRGGADAARDVMGGQIDSALITTSTARGTLATGKTRMLAVTSATRLAAYPEVPTIAERGFPGYDMDDWFGLFAAAGTPEGPIQQMQAAVVQAAKDPALAAAIAPQGTVLVANSTAEFSAFLNRQRELLQKLVRDANITIG; from the coding sequence ATGAAAACCGCATTCGATGCCGCGGGCATGCCGCGCCTGTCGCGCCGCGGCGCCCTGCTCGCCAGCCTGGCCGCGGCCCTGGCCCCCGGCGCCGCCTTCGCCCAAGCGCCCTGGCCCAACCGGCCGGTGCGCATCGTCGTGCCCTTCTCCGCCGGCGGCGCGGCGGACACCTCGGCGCGCGCCGTTGGCCAGAAGGTGGGCGAGATCCTCGGCCAGTCGCTGGTCATCGAGAACCGCACCGGCGGCAATGCGGTCGTCGCGGCCAGCGCGGTGCTCGGCTCGCCCAAGGACGGCTACACCTTCCTGTGGGACGCGGCCAACCAGCTGACCAACCCGGTGCTGATCAAAGACCTGCCCTTCGACTACCGCAGCGCCTTCGCGCCGGTCACGCTGGCGGTGCGTGCGCCGCAGGCGCTGGTCGTGCGGCACGACTTCCCGGCGCAGAACCTCGACGAGTTCCTGGCGGTGGCCCGGGCCAAGCCCGGCACCGTCTCCTGCGGCACGCCGCCCTCCGGCGCCATGGGCCATCTCGCCCTGGCCCTGCTGCAGCAGCGCGCCAAGGTGCAGCTGCTGCACACGCCCTACCGCGGCGGGGCCGATGCGGCGCGTGACGTGATGGGCGGGCAGATTGACTCCGCCCTCATCACCACATCCACCGCCCGCGGCACCCTGGCCACCGGCAAGACGCGGATGCTGGCCGTCACCAGCGCCACCCGGCTGGCGGCCTATCCGGAGGTGCCGACCATCGCCGAGCGAGGTTTCCCCGGCTACGACATGGACGACTGGTTCGGCCTGTTCGCCGCCGCCGGCACGCCGGAGGGCCCGATCCAGCAGATGCAGGCCGCCGTCGTGCAGGCCGCCAAGGATCCGGCGCTGGCCGCCGCCATCGCGCCCCAGGGCACCGTGCTGGTGGCCAACAGCACGGCCGAATTCAGCGCCTTCCTGAACCGCCAGCGCGAGCTGCTGCAGAAGCTGGTTCGCGACGCCAACATCACCATCGGCTGA
- a CDS encoding iron-containing alcohol dehydrogenase, whose translation MSVLQFLTAVHFGHGERRVLPRLMAQHGMRLPLFVTDKGVIKAGVFALAQEAVGDAGRFPVFDDVPVNPTEAAAAAGAALYRASGCDGVIGIGGGAALDLAKAIAVLATNAPPLWNYCNRHAAPSDIVDAPPLLLMPTTAGTGSEVGRSAVIVFDNGIKAGVRCPDIVSAAICDPELTRALPPPVTASTGMDALAHCIETYCSPAVNPPADAISLDGMQRIFGHLERAVAQGDDMDARWNMMMGSLEGAISFQKGIGAVHALAHPLGALGFHHGTLNAILMPHVLRWNRPALGDKWDTMARQAGWPPGSDLGTRLTELNARIGIPPRLRDIGVRQQDLAQVARQALADNAHKTNPRATAEADYLAILEAAY comes from the coding sequence ATGAGCGTCCTGCAATTCCTCACCGCCGTGCACTTCGGCCACGGCGAACGCCGCGTGCTGCCCCGGCTGATGGCGCAGCACGGCATGCGCCTGCCGCTGTTCGTGACCGACAAGGGGGTGATCAAGGCCGGTGTCTTCGCCCTGGCCCAGGAGGCGGTTGGCGACGCGGGCCGCTTCCCGGTCTTCGACGACGTGCCGGTCAACCCCACCGAAGCCGCGGCAGCGGCCGGCGCTGCCCTCTACCGAGCCTCCGGCTGCGACGGCGTGATCGGCATCGGCGGCGGTGCCGCGCTCGACCTGGCCAAGGCCATCGCGGTGCTGGCCACCAACGCGCCGCCGCTGTGGAACTACTGCAACCGCCATGCCGCGCCCTCGGACATCGTGGATGCGCCGCCGCTGCTCCTGATGCCCACCACCGCCGGCACCGGCAGCGAGGTCGGCCGCTCGGCGGTGATCGTGTTCGACAACGGCATCAAGGCCGGCGTGCGCTGTCCGGACATCGTCAGCGCCGCCATCTGCGACCCCGAACTCACCCGCGCCCTGCCGCCCCCGGTCACCGCCTCCACCGGCATGGACGCGCTGGCGCACTGCATCGAGACCTACTGCTCGCCGGCCGTCAATCCGCCGGCCGATGCGATCTCGCTGGACGGCATGCAGCGCATCTTCGGCCACCTCGAACGCGCCGTGGCCCAGGGCGACGACATGGACGCCCGCTGGAACATGATGATGGGCTCGCTCGAAGGCGCGATCAGCTTCCAGAAGGGCATCGGCGCGGTGCATGCGCTGGCCCATCCGCTGGGCGCGCTGGGCTTCCATCACGGCACGCTCAATGCGATCCTGATGCCCCATGTGCTGCGCTGGAATCGGCCGGCGCTGGGCGACAAATGGGACACCATGGCGCGCCAGGCCGGCTGGCCGCCCGGCAGCGACCTCGGCACGAGGCTGACCGAATTGAACGCCCGCATCGGCATCCCGCCCCGGCTGCGCGACATCGGCGTCAGGCAGCAAGACCTGGCCCAGGTGGCCCGCCAGGCACTGGCGGACAACGCCCACAAGACCAACCCGCGCGCCACCGCCGAGGCCGACTACCTGGCGATCCTGGAAGCGGCGTACTGA
- a CDS encoding IclR family transcriptional regulator — protein sequence MPRKAQTESVADTDAAPGGAAAVDRAISLLAAFRSGDKPLTLGMLAERSKLYKSTVLRLLASLEHGRLVQKLDDGRYSLGAEVARLHAIYAASFSLEPVVLPVLRQLVEITGESAAYHVPQGAQRLCLYRVDSPHPVRDHIRAGDLLPAGRGSGGRVLSAFGASATAAADAEETLLHQRIREQGFYAASGDRLSDVAGISAPVFRADGRLAAALTLTMPVSRYSESYIPAVRAAAARLSGQVG from the coding sequence ATGCCCCGTAAAGCTCAGACCGAATCGGTCGCCGATACCGATGCCGCCCCCGGCGGCGCAGCCGCGGTCGACCGCGCCATCAGCCTGCTCGCCGCGTTCCGCTCCGGCGACAAGCCGCTGACGCTCGGCATGCTGGCCGAGCGCTCCAAGCTCTACAAAAGCACCGTGCTGCGCCTGCTCGCCTCGCTGGAGCACGGCCGGCTGGTGCAGAAGCTCGACGACGGCCGCTATTCGCTGGGCGCGGAGGTGGCGCGGCTGCATGCCATCTACGCCGCCTCCTTCTCCCTGGAGCCGGTGGTCCTGCCGGTGCTGCGCCAGCTGGTCGAGATCACCGGCGAGAGCGCGGCGTACCACGTGCCGCAAGGGGCTCAGCGCCTGTGCCTCTACCGGGTCGATTCGCCGCATCCGGTGCGCGACCACATCCGCGCCGGCGACCTGCTGCCCGCCGGGCGCGGCTCCGGCGGCCGGGTGCTGAGCGCCTTCGGCGCCAGCGCCACTGCCGCCGCGGATGCGGAGGAAACGCTGCTGCACCAGCGCATCCGCGAACAGGGCTTCTACGCCGCCAGCGGCGACCGGCTCTCGGACGTGGCCGGTATCTCCGCGCCCGTCTTCCGCGCCGATGGCCGCCTGGCCGCCGCCCTCACCCTGACCATGCCGGTCAGCCGCTACAGCGAAAGCTATATCCCGGCGGTGCGGGCCGCCGCCGCGCGGCTCAGCGGCCAGGTCGGCTGA
- the flhC gene encoding flagellar transcriptional regulator FlhC has translation MTTAAATPVVKSVLNESRQIERAAELIRMGARMQVLESETTLSYERLIRLYKEIAGKSPSKGQLPFSTDWFLTWQENIHSSLFLNIYEYLSKGASLDPVDVLTKAYRLYAEQVESAEIEALLSFTRAWRLVKFVDAQMLSMTKCSQCGGNFVTEPYENARHFVCGLCNPPARAGKSKSSGALMLH, from the coding sequence ATGACCACCGCAGCCGCCACCCCCGTCGTCAAGAGTGTGCTCAACGAGTCGCGCCAGATCGAACGCGCCGCCGAGCTGATCCGCATGGGTGCCCGCATGCAGGTGCTGGAATCGGAAACCACGCTGTCCTACGAACGCCTGATCCGCCTGTACAAGGAGATCGCCGGCAAGTCGCCTTCCAAGGGCCAGCTGCCCTTCTCGACCGACTGGTTCCTGACCTGGCAGGAGAACATCCACTCCTCGCTGTTCCTGAACATCTACGAATACCTGTCCAAGGGCGCATCGCTCGACCCGGTGGACGTGCTGACCAAGGCCTACCGCCTGTATGCCGAACAGGTCGAGTCCGCCGAGATCGAGGCCCTGCTCTCCTTCACCCGCGCCTGGCGCCTGGTGAAGTTCGTCGACGCGCAGATGCTCAGCATGACCAAGTGCTCGCAGTGCGGCGGCAACTTCGTCACCGAGCCCTACGAGAACGCACGCCACTTCGTCTGCGGCCTGTGCAACCCGCCGGCGCGCGCGGGCAAGAGCAAGTCCTCCGGCGCCCTGATGCTGCACTGA
- the flhD gene encoding flagellar transcriptional regulator FlhD — MTREQMLAEIREANLTYLMLAQGLVRQDKAEAVFRLGLNEESADLLASLSSAQILKLASGNTLLCRFRMDDEMVWSLLTNHSPKKVGNEATNRLHANILMAGRVSEVL, encoded by the coding sequence ATGACCCGCGAACAAATGCTTGCCGAGATCCGCGAAGCCAACCTGACCTACCTGATGCTGGCCCAGGGCCTGGTGCGCCAGGACAAGGCCGAGGCCGTGTTCCGCCTGGGCCTGAACGAAGAGAGCGCGGACCTGCTGGCATCGCTGTCCTCCGCGCAGATCCTGAAGCTGGCCTCGGGCAACACCCTGCTGTGCCGCTTCCGCATGGACGACGAGATGGTGTGGAGCCTGCTGACCAACCATTCGCCGAAGAAGGTGGGCAACGAAGCCACCAACCGCCTGCACGCCAACATCCTGATGGCCGGCCGGGTCTCCGAAGTTCTTTGA